The proteins below come from a single Magallana gigas chromosome 10, xbMagGiga1.1, whole genome shotgun sequence genomic window:
- the LOC117683442 gene encoding dentin sialophosphoprotein: MKTIVALLVLTFLALTSAKKLSIVDVLRTVRDAGDGDFEIVLRRKRNVDQLPAVKPYYFDHDSHRHKRSKKVKEDSNDSDEDSDGDSDSKESHESNQHGHGSGNHGCNCCSCNCCNNGCGQGDSEEGSNTKDGSNEGSGDKSSEGSGNSNEDTSDGNDGYGSGLMGK; the protein is encoded by the coding sequence ATGAAGACCATTGTAGCCTTGCTAGTATTGACGTTTCTAGCCTTGACGTCTGCTAAGAAATTGTCAATTGTAGATGTTTTACGTACGGTTAGAGACGCTGGTGATGGTGACTTTGAAATCGTTCTACGAAGAAAACGCAATGTAGACCAATTACCTGCTGTCAAACCGTACTACTTTGACCACGACAGTCATCGTCACAAAAGATCCAAAAAAGTCAAAGAAGATAGTAATGACAGCGACGAAGATAGCGATGGTGATAGCGATAGCAAAGAAAGCCACGAATCGAATCAGCACGGACATGGATCTGGTAACCATGGTTGCAATTGCTGCTCGTGTAACTGCTGCAACAATGGGTGTGGACAAGGAGATAGTGAAGAGGGTTCCAATACCAAGGACGGAAGCAACGAAGGTTCTGGGGACAAAAGCAGTGAAGGATCTGGGAACTCAAACGAAGACACAAGCGACGGCAATGACGGATATGGTAGTGGTTTGATGGGGAAATAG